Part of the Streptomyces sp. NBC_01460 genome, ACGGGTCGGGGTCGGCCACGTGCAGCTGGACGGGCAGTTCGTCCACCGTGGCGCTCTCCGCGATGTCCGACGTGCCATGGAGGAGGAGCAGACCGCGCGCCTTCGCGTCGCCGAGCGCGAGGGTCTGCGCGACGGACGCGCCGAAGGAGAATCCCGCGTACACGAGGCCCTGGTCGGAGTAGGGCGCGGCGGCCAGGACGGCGCGCTTGAGCAGCTCGTCCTTGCCCACCTGCTCCTTGAAGGCCATTCCCTCCTCGACGGTGTCGAAGGTGTGCCCCTCGAAGAGATCGGGCACGCGCACCTCGTGCCCGGCCGCACGCAGCCGGTCGGCAGCCGCGTGCACAGCGGGCCGCAGACCAAAGGTCGAGTGGAAAAGCATGATGTTCATGAGGCCCATGTTGCCAGCTGTGCCCCGACGCTTGGAGGACGAGGGAATGGAGAACATACTGCCGCTGGTGGTGGTGGTCGGCGGATCACTGGTGATCACGCTGGTGGTGGGGTGGCTGGTCGATCTGCTGCTGCGCCGCGCCGACAGCCGCCACCACGAGACACCGTTGTGGGGTCTGCTGCGGCGCTGCCGGCCTCCCCTGCAGGTGGTGCTCTGCACGGCGCTGCTGCGGGGCTCCTTCACCCAGCTCCGGTTCGAGCCCGTCCGTGACCACCGCGCCGTGATCGGCCAGGTCCTGACCCTGACCCTGATCGCGGCCTCGGCCTGGCTGGTCATCCGCATCGCGGCCACCGTCGTGGAGTCCTCGTACGCCCGGTACGCGTCGGCCTCCCGCGACGCCGCCCGCGTGCGCCGGGTGCGCACCCAGGTGGCGCTGATCCAGCGCGTGGTCACCGCGGTGGTGGCGACGGTCGCGATCGCCGCGATGCTGCTGACCTTCCCGGCGATGCGTACGGTCGGCACCTCGATGCTGGCCTCGGCCGGTGTGATCGGCATCGTCGCCGGTGTCGCCGCACAGTCGACGCTCGGCAATCTCTTCGCAGGGTTCCAGATCGCCTTCGGCGACATGGTGCGGATCGGCGACACGGTCGTGGTGGACGGGGAGTGGGGCACGGTCGAGGAGATCACCCTGACCTTCCTCGCGGTGCGCACCTGGGACGAGCGGCGGATCACGATGCCTGTCTCCTACTTCACCAGCAGGCCGTTCGAGAACTGGTCGCGCGGCGGGGCGCAGATGACCGGCACGGTCTTCTTCCAGCTCGACCACTCGGCGCCGGTCGCGGCGATGCGCGACCGCCTCCGGGACATCCTCGGCGACTGCGCGGCCTGGGACGGCCGTGACTGGTCGCTGGCCGTCACGGACACCACCCCGACCACGATCGAGGTACGGGCGGTGGTCACCGCGAAGGACGCGGACGACATCTGGACGGCACGCTGCGCGGTGCGGGAGCAGATGATCGGCTGGCTGCGGGACAACCACCCGTACGCGCTCCCGCGGATCCTCACGGCCCCCGCCTCGCTGACCCCCGGCGACCACTGGCCGGAGCTGACGGGCGCCGTCGAGCAGCGGGGCCGGCAGGGCGACGGCGTAGCCCCGGGCCTGGACAAGGCGCCCCGCACGGGCCGCGGCTGACAGGGTCCCGGCGTGCGGTGGGCCGCCGGGCCGTACGCGGGGCCGGTCAGTGCAGGCTGCGTACGTCCAGGTACCGCAGCACCCGGTCCACGACCTCCGGGTCCGAGCCGGGCTCGCTGCGGGCGGAGAGCACCTCGTGGCGGGCCGCCGAGAGCAGCTCACGCTGCACCCGGCCGACCGCCCTGAAGCGCTCGGCTCGCTGG contains:
- a CDS encoding dienelactone hydrolase family protein; this translates as MGLMNIMLFHSTFGLRPAVHAAADRLRAAGHEVRVPDLFEGHTFDTVEEGMAFKEQVGKDELLKRAVLAAAPYSDQGLVYAGFSFGASVAQTLALGDAKARGLLLLHGTSDIAESATVDELPVQLHVADPDPFESHDWLNSWYLQMQRTGADVEIYRYPGAGHLFTDPDLPDFDQDAASLAWKVSLGFLATL
- a CDS encoding mechanosensitive ion channel family protein gives rise to the protein MENILPLVVVVGGSLVITLVVGWLVDLLLRRADSRHHETPLWGLLRRCRPPLQVVLCTALLRGSFTQLRFEPVRDHRAVIGQVLTLTLIAASAWLVIRIAATVVESSYARYASASRDAARVRRVRTQVALIQRVVTAVVATVAIAAMLLTFPAMRTVGTSMLASAGVIGIVAGVAAQSTLGNLFAGFQIAFGDMVRIGDTVVVDGEWGTVEEITLTFLAVRTWDERRITMPVSYFTSRPFENWSRGGAQMTGTVFFQLDHSAPVAAMRDRLRDILGDCAAWDGRDWSLAVTDTTPTTIEVRAVVTAKDADDIWTARCAVREQMIGWLRDNHPYALPRILTAPASLTPGDHWPELTGAVEQRGRQGDGVAPGLDKAPRTGRG